In Mytilus trossulus isolate FHL-02 chromosome 6, PNRI_Mtr1.1.1.hap1, whole genome shotgun sequence, a single window of DNA contains:
- the LOC134721647 gene encoding uncharacterized protein LOC134721647 encodes MNSDQENSKPSVFDRLSEDISKHNEKSTLQRISNASGISVQNTKFTGRPQKQCQALQWSKSKLGQTILYGKTTHQRHLETKIANIERQKLQSIRNMEWKQLDVFRSLANSKLNDVREKENISAAFQSSIDRRKRQFMAEQTRSGVVNFPSLSSSHSLVSSSGNFTNVQNENQKKHLGDL; translated from the coding sequence ATGAATTCAGATCAAGAAAATTCTAAACCATCTGTGTTTGATCGTTTATCAGAGGATATCAGCAAGCATAATGAAAAATCTACACTGCAGAGAATATCGAATGCTTCAGGTATTTCAGTACAAAATACGAAATTTACTGGCAGGCCACAAAAGCAATGTCAAGCACTCCAATGGAGTAAATCAAAACTTggacaaacaatattatatgGAAAAACAACACACCAACGACACCTAGAAACTAAGATTGCAAACATTGAAAGGCAAAAGTTACAGTCTATTAGAAACATGGAATGGAAACAATTAGATGTGTTCAGATCTCTGGCAAATTCTAAATTAAACGATGTAAGAGAGAAAGAAAACATCAGCGCAGCCTTTCAGTCTTCCATTGACAGAAGAAAACGTCAGTTTATGGCAGAACAAACAAGGAGTGGAGTTGTAAATTTTCCGAGTTTGTCCTCATCGCACTCGCTCGTATCGAGTAGTGGAAACTTTACAAATGTGCAAAATGAAAATCAGAAAAAGCATTTAGGAGACTTGTGA